One Candidatus Zixiibacteriota bacterium genomic window, TAAGCTGACAAAACCTCCTAATGCTACTGCTCCCACTCCTAAATATTTTATGAAATTCCCTCTGATCTCAGCAGGGGTCATCTCGGTAATCAGTTTGGTTGCAGGAGGAATAATTCCAGGCATATAATTACCCAGGTAGGCAATCAAAGGAGCTATACCCAGATAACCTAATACTGCGCCTGCCAACATAAGGGCGGAAGTTCGCGGACCTATGATAAAACCCACCCCTAATAGGGCTGGGGTAGCATCGATTCCCACATTGGCTCCTTTAAGGAAAGGAAGGTTATAATTGGGAGTCTCAGGCCAGAGCCTGATACCACCCATTAAAGCCTTATATAAAGCCGAAAATCCTATACCGAAAAATACAGTCCTGGCTTTACTTCCTCCTACATCCCCGGCTTTTAAAATCTCCGCACAGGCAGTCCCTTCAGGAAATCTCAGCCTGCCGTGCTCTCTGACTATCAGATATTTTCTCAAAGGGATCATAAACAGTATACCTAAAGTTCCTCCTAAGATGGATAAGAAGATTATATCTAAATTTGAAATCGGATGAGAGAAACCAGAAAGTGTTTCATTCCAGATGAAGAAAGCTGGGATGGTAAAGATAATTCCTGCGGCTAAGGATTCTCCAGAGGAACCAATGGTCTGGACAATATTATTCTCTAAGACAGTTCCGGTTTTGAAAATTCCCCTTAAAACTGCCATTGAGATAACTGCTGCAGGAATGGACGCAGAAACCGTCATTCCCACTTTTAAACCTAAATAAGCATTGGCAACCCCAAATACAACCGCGATGATTGCACCTAAGATCACAGCGCGGAGGGTTATCTCTGGAATATTTTCATGCGCCTTAATATAAGGCTCAAACTGGATCTGTTCCGCCCCTTTTTGCTCTGGAGTTTTCATATTCCTCCTCTTGGTTAGATTTTGAAAGAAACGTTTTCAACAATTGACCAAAGCTAATATTATGAAACTTAAGAGTCAAGTTTTTTTAAGAAGAAAAAAGTGGGGGCGTATTGCAATACGCCCCTACCGCGCAATTGTGAACTTTCTTATGCGGTCGTCCAAATGGATGTGAAACTTGCCAGGTCAGGGGACCCGGCAAGCACTGGTTTTTCATTGTGGATGTACGCGAAGTAGTTGCTCGATTTATCGAGTCCAAATGGACCCAATGAATTGGGCAACTACCTTCAACCATCCTCGTCTCTCGCTCAGGGCGGATGTTATCATCCGCCCATTAGTCTGTCCGAGAGACGGATCCATAGGACTGGATGATAACATCCAGCAGGAGAAAAGTAAGGGTTCAAAATTTTGAACCCCTACTCTGGTTCGCTCTTCGTTGGTCAGGAGACCAACGAAGAGAAATAAGGTAAAGCTAAAGCTTTACGCTCCAAATATTCAAACACAACTTTCTCCTTGCTTTCTTTAAGAGAAAACATAAATTCCTGAAAGAGTGTACCTCTGAAGGAGATGATTTATGGTTCGCAAAGCATACAGGTTTTCTTTTTGGTTAATTTTTCTCTTATTTCTTCTCTCGGCTGCGATTTTCGCTCAGGATAAAGGTAAAAAAAGTATGAACGATTACCTTGCCTTTAATCATTATATAAACGGCACCTTGTTTGAGCTTAAAGGGGATTTAAAATCAGCTATCCGGGAATATAATGAAGGTCTGAAATTTGCTCCGGATTCCTATACTTTGAGGATGTCACTGGCCGAAGATTATTTCCAGACCGGAGACTACGAATCTGCTTTAAAAGAAGCTTCCAAAATCGAGCCCCAGACAGCCGAGGTCTGGGCTTTTTTGGGTGACTGTTACCGGAGCCTGAATAAAAAAGACGAAGCAGTTGCTGCTTATTTCAGGGCAGTTCAATCTGATACAACTTTAGTTGCACCTTATTTCTATTTAGCTCAGGTCTGGCAGCAGGAAGATAAATTAGATTCTGCCGTCTATGCCTGGAGAAAAATCTCCTCAGCCTCACCCTTAAACCCTGGAGTATATTTGAACCTGGGTTTTCTCCTGGAGCTTCAGGGCAAACTGGACGAGGCGATTGCCGAGTATAAACAGGCTTTAAACCTGAATCCGGATAACAAGCAGACTCTTTTATCCTTAGGCCGGGTGTATGAGACAAAAAAAGATTTCTCCCAGGCAATAGGGATATATGAGAAAATCCTTGCCCAGGATACGACCGATCTGGTCATCCGTTCCAAATTGGCCCAGCTTTATTTTAACACCGGAGAAAAAGATAAAGCTCTGGCTGAGGGTTTGAACCTTTATCAGCAGCGCCCGGATGATAAAAATGTCAAAAAACTTTTAGGCGGAATTTATCTCTCCCTGAAAAAATATCCCCAGGCAGAAACCCTTTTCTCCGATTACATCAAGGCTGATTCGACTGACCCCAGCGGATTTCTCTTCTTAGGAAGAGCATATTTGGAGGATAAAAATTATTCCCTGGCAAAACTTATGCTCCAGAAAGCTATAGACCTGGACGATTCCCTGCAGGAAGCCTGGGTAAACCTGGGAATGACTTATTTAGAGGAAGACAGTCTCTCTCCTGCAAAAGAGGTCTTCACCCAGGCACTACCTAAAGCTCAGAGAAAAGATGAAATCTATTACTTTTTAGGCGTAGTCTCTTCACGGCAGAAAGAGTTTTCCCAGGCGATCGAGGTTCTGCTTGAGGCTGACTCTCTAAGTCCGAACAATGTTCAAATTCTTTTCCTCTTAGCTTCAGATTATGAGCAGAGCGGAGATTTTGACCAGGCGGTCTCTACTTTTGAAAAGGTTTTATCTATAGAACTGGAAAACGATGAGGCTTTGAATTACTTAGGATATATGTTAGCGGACAAAGGGGTGAGGTTAGACGAATCTCAGAAGATGATTGAAAAGGCACTGGAGAAACAGCCTGAAAATGGCGCTTATCTGGATAGTTACGGCTGGGTTCTGTTCAGGCAGGGAAAATTAAAAGAGGCAGAATCAGAGATAAGAAAAGCCTTGAAGACCAGGATTAAGGATGCGGTGATTTACGACCACTTAGGTGACATATTGGATGCCTCTGGCAAAAAAGAAGAGGCAAAAACTGAATGGAAAAAAGCTTTAGAGCTTGACCCACAGAATGAGAAGATAAAAGAGAAATTGGGAAAGTAAATTCTCTCTGTAGTTGCCCAATTCATTGGGCATTAATTAGCTCGATAAATCGAGCAACTACACTCAATTTAAAAAAGAAGAAACAATGTAAACCTAAAGGTTTATACTCCATAATTCTCTAACTAGATATGAAAAAGAAATTCTGGATCGGATTAATTTTCTTTAGCTTGATTATTATTTTTATAATCAACTGTGCCAAAAGGGAATTCCCGTCTGGTGGGCCGATGGACGTGACCCCACCGCAAATCTTAGAGGTCTTCCCTGCTAACAACTCATTGAATGTCGACCTTTCTACCAAAATCACCATCACTTTTAGCAAACCGATGGATAAAGTGAAAACTGAGCAATCGATTTTTATCACTCCTGTGCCTGAAGCTCCTTTTAAATTCAGATGGAAGAAAAATAGTTTGACCCTGGAACCGTCAAAACCCCTGGAAAAAGACAAAACCTATGTGATAAACATAGGAACTAATGCCCAGGATATGCACAATAACAAGCTGGAGAAAAGTTACAGCTTCGCTTTTTCCACCGGGCAAAAGTTGGATTCCGGCTCAATTTCAGGCAGAGCCTTTTTTCAATCTAAAGCAGAAAAAGGAGTAAGCATCTGGACCTATCCACTTTCAAAAAGCAAAGACCCTAATCCGGAAGTGGATAAACCGGAATATGCAACCCTTTCAGATCAGAATGGGGAATATACTCTGAGTCATCTGGCAAACGACTTATACAGGCTGTTTGCAGTTAAAGATTTGAATAATGACCTTTTATGGGAACCGGACAAGGAACCTCTTGGCGTCACCACAAAAGATTTAAACCTGATCCAGGATAGTTTATCATTTTCGAATATCGATTTTGAGCTGGTTTTAAGAGATACCACCGCTCCACAATTAGTCGGTTGCCAGAGCCTGGACAGAAGAGATGTCAGGTTGGAATTTGATGAGCCAATGTCTACACAAAGATTATATGAAAGGCAGAACTATAAGATTCTGTCAGACTCTATTCCCGGAGAATCCTTGAGTGTAGAGCTGGTGTATACAAAAGGGGAGGATTATCAAAAAGTTTATCTTGTAACTGAGGAGATGTCCAAGAGAAAATACAAA contains:
- a CDS encoding tetratricopeptide repeat protein, whose translation is MVRKAYRFSFWLIFLLFLLSAAIFAQDKGKKSMNDYLAFNHYINGTLFELKGDLKSAIREYNEGLKFAPDSYTLRMSLAEDYFQTGDYESALKEASKIEPQTAEVWAFLGDCYRSLNKKDEAVAAYFRAVQSDTTLVAPYFYLAQVWQQEDKLDSAVYAWRKISSASPLNPGVYLNLGFLLELQGKLDEAIAEYKQALNLNPDNKQTLLSLGRVYETKKDFSQAIGIYEKILAQDTTDLVIRSKLAQLYFNTGEKDKALAEGLNLYQQRPDDKNVKKLLGGIYLSLKKYPQAETLFSDYIKADSTDPSGFLFLGRAYLEDKNYSLAKLMLQKAIDLDDSLQEAWVNLGMTYLEEDSLSPAKEVFTQALPKAQRKDEIYYFLGVVSSRQKEFSQAIEVLLEADSLSPNNVQILFLLASDYEQSGDFDQAVSTFEKVLSIELENDEALNYLGYMLADKGVRLDESQKMIEKALEKQPENGAYLDSYGWVLFRQGKLKEAESEIRKALKTRIKDAVIYDHLGDILDASGKKEEAKTEWKKALELDPQNEKIKEKLGK
- a CDS encoding Ig-like domain-containing protein encodes the protein MKKKFWIGLIFFSLIIIFIINCAKREFPSGGPMDVTPPQILEVFPANNSLNVDLSTKITITFSKPMDKVKTEQSIFITPVPEAPFKFRWKKNSLTLEPSKPLEKDKTYVINIGTNAQDMHNNKLEKSYSFAFSTGQKLDSGSISGRAFFQSKAEKGVSIWTYPLSKSKDPNPEVDKPEYATLSDQNGEYTLSHLANDLYRLFAVKDLNNDLLWEPDKEPLGVTTKDLNLIQDSLSFSNIDFELVLRDTTAPQLVGCQSLDRRDVRLEFDEPMSTQRLYERQNYKILSDSIPGESLSVELVYTKGEDYQKVYLVTEEMSKRKYKVSIQNLTDLFGNKLDQKFSEWVFEGSESADKSPLKLVSTYPTAGDANIPLDDQIKLFFEKPPETTSFEKGFLLQDTTGQKVEGNLLWKTPTSLFFSPSKTLRGKMKYQLTMEKVADLWGNALADTSFKLGFIIVDPDTLSSLSGRVENLSQNKGEIVIDLKKLEKPELSYEKKLKESGDFKFESVFPGKYNLKAYLDLNGNGILDLGKPLPFEPAEPEIFYPDTLNLRPRWETEGVILKFR